A region of Ignatzschineria larvae DSM 13226 DNA encodes the following proteins:
- the sohB gene encoding protease SohB: MIYLIDFILFLAKTATLLVGFIALILFLVSLRNTNSGNSGGKIEFKDLGDRFTQIEEGFLEFSKQDSEENDQSDISKNKKSDNADSVDKAENKQEADNASERDSSVGSDQSTQSTQSTQSTQSNQSIKSAKTAKETKPKRFWQFWKKEEEEGVEPKSKTLYVLEFDGDVHAEEVKNLREEVSALLHIAKPEDEVLLKLTSPGGAVNSYGLAASQLVRIRDKGLKLTVSVDEVAASGGYLMACVANHIVAAPFAIVGSIGVVAAMPNFHKVLKKYNVDYEQFTAGEYKRTVTMFGENTDEAKEKFTEELVEIHKVFKSFVQQYRPELDIEAIATGEYWLAVKGLELKLVDELKTSDAYILDAIDDYNVYSIKYVEKTTVRQGLSRFLTRIMKRIPF; encoded by the coding sequence ATGATTTATTTAATTGATTTTATTCTTTTTTTGGCAAAAACGGCGACCTTATTAGTAGGATTTATTGCCTTGATTCTCTTTTTGGTATCACTGCGTAATACGAATAGCGGCAATAGTGGCGGTAAAATAGAGTTTAAAGATCTCGGCGATCGTTTTACCCAAATTGAGGAAGGATTTTTAGAGTTTAGTAAACAAGATTCAGAAGAGAATGATCAATCTGACATATCAAAAAACAAAAAATCAGATAATGCTGATAGTGTAGATAAAGCAGAGAATAAGCAAGAAGCAGATAATGCTTCAGAGAGAGATAGCTCTGTAGGATCAGATCAGTCGACTCAATCAACACAATCAACACAATCAACACAATCTAATCAGAGTATAAAATCTGCAAAAACGGCTAAAGAGACAAAACCAAAGCGCTTCTGGCAATTCTGGAAAAAAGAGGAAGAGGAGGGTGTTGAGCCTAAATCGAAAACACTCTATGTATTAGAATTTGATGGTGATGTGCATGCAGAAGAGGTGAAGAATCTTCGGGAAGAGGTATCGGCACTTTTGCATATTGCTAAGCCGGAAGATGAAGTCTTACTGAAATTAACCAGTCCAGGTGGGGCGGTGAATAGCTATGGGCTTGCAGCTTCTCAGTTGGTACGTATTCGGGACAAAGGTCTTAAACTGACCGTTTCGGTTGATGAAGTCGCCGCAAGCGGAGGTTACTTGATGGCGTGCGTGGCGAATCATATTGTGGCTGCACCTTTTGCTATTGTGGGCTCTATTGGTGTCGTTGCGGCAATGCCAAACTTCCATAAAGTATTAAAAAAATATAATGTGGATTATGAACAGTTTACCGCCGGAGAATATAAGCGCACGGTGACAATGTTCGGTGAGAATACCGATGAGGCGAAAGAGAAATTTACCGAAGAATTAGTGGAAATTCATAAAGTATTTAAGAGCTTTGTACAGCAATATCGTCCTGAATTGGATATCGAAGCGATTGCAACCGGTGAATATTGGTTGGCGGTGAAAGGCTTAGAATTAAAGTTAGTGGATGAACTTAAAACAAGTGATGCTTATATTTTAGATGCTATTGACGATTATAATGTCTATAGCATTAAGTATGTGGAGAAGACAACGGTTCGCCAAGGACTCTCTCGTTTCTTGACGCGAATTATGAAGCGTATTCCATTCTAA
- a CDS encoding peptidylprolyl isomerase, which translates to MRKLFKTTLLTTALMGAFSMAVAQQPAATTAAPAVAEESVYVFQDPVATIDGREVSKSEFENFLLLSQGVEANAVENEALAKQLVLLLGTQEALAKEATKRGLDKDKDYQMKVKLIGDLFLSDLLFQDMLAKGEISDAEIKAQYEAAVSQLEKQEYEASHILVETAEEAQAIIDAINKEQTPEAKKALFAKDAKEKSLDTATAERDGSIGGWFRLSMMDPSFGEALKTMKKGEMSQKPVQSQFGYHVIVLDDVRDLDIKPYADLDEATKLQLAQPLFQEYVNKVQQGVKVELPAEKK; encoded by the coding sequence ATGAGAAAATTATTCAAAACAACATTATTAACTACAGCATTAATGGGTGCATTTTCAATGGCGGTCGCACAACAACCTGCTGCGACAACTGCTGCACCTGCTGTCGCGGAAGAATCTGTATATGTATTTCAAGATCCCGTTGCTACAATTGATGGACGCGAAGTATCTAAGAGTGAATTTGAAAATTTCTTACTTCTCTCTCAAGGTGTTGAAGCTAATGCGGTCGAAAATGAAGCGCTTGCAAAGCAGTTGGTGCTCCTTTTAGGTACACAGGAAGCATTAGCAAAAGAAGCAACAAAGCGTGGTCTTGATAAAGACAAAGATTATCAAATGAAGGTGAAGTTAATTGGTGATCTTTTCTTATCTGACCTTCTGTTTCAAGATATGTTAGCAAAAGGTGAGATTTCTGATGCTGAGATTAAAGCACAGTATGAAGCCGCTGTTTCTCAACTTGAAAAACAAGAGTATGAAGCATCACATATCTTAGTTGAGACTGCAGAAGAAGCACAAGCAATCATCGATGCAATCAACAAAGAGCAAACACCTGAAGCTAAAAAAGCATTGTTCGCAAAAGATGCCAAAGAGAAATCACTCGATACAGCAACAGCTGAACGTGATGGCAGTATTGGTGGCTGGTTCCGTTTATCAATGATGGATCCAAGTTTTGGGGAAGCGCTTAAAACTATGAAAAAAGGTGAGATGAGTCAAAAACCTGTGCAATCACAATTTGGTTATCACGTGATTGTATTAGATGATGTTCGTGATCTTGATATCAAACCTTATGCTGATTTAGATGAAGCAACTAAATTACAACTTGCACAGCCTCTATTCCAAGAATATGTGAATAAAGTACAACAAGGCGTTAAAGTTGAGTTACCTGCTGAGAAAAAATAA
- a CDS encoding BolA family protein: MNNQAKLDKIKSLLMDSLSPSYLEVIDDSHLHIGHAGARGGGGHFTVKIASPKLEGLTLIKQHRLIYQALDTMMQEEIHALSIQIMTQKP, encoded by the coding sequence ATGAATAATCAAGCAAAATTAGATAAAATTAAAAGCTTGTTAATGGATTCATTGTCACCCTCTTATTTAGAGGTGATTGATGATAGTCATCTGCATATAGGACATGCGGGAGCACGCGGTGGCGGTGGGCATTTTACAGTGAAAATTGCCTCACCTAAATTAGAGGGATTGACATTAATTAAGCAACATCGCTTGATTTATCAAGCATTAGATACCATGATGCAAGAAGAGATTCATGCATTAAGTATTCAAATTATGACTCAAAAACCATGA
- a CDS encoding inner membrane-spanning protein YciB — protein sequence MTELSKKSKYQAIPQLILGLGTILFIAIYLFFNKDLVLATKALVGCAFIALVVSLIFFRYTTKRKDWLILVATILFGAMTIYFDNDIFIKWRTTIINVVIALGLVGMFYLKKSPIKMIFEKPLELELPDSEWLRTNLWWAAYMLMMALLNSIIVLLELSNDIWMTFKMIINPAITFILALTLIIYLVKKSKAYKIAKASIEQQKQEE from the coding sequence TTGACCGAGTTATCAAAGAAATCTAAATATCAAGCCATCCCCCAGCTAATCTTAGGATTAGGAACCATTCTTTTTATTGCAATCTACCTCTTTTTTAATAAAGATTTAGTACTTGCGACGAAAGCACTTGTAGGCTGTGCCTTTATTGCTTTAGTTGTTTCTCTGATCTTTTTTCGCTATACGACAAAGCGTAAAGATTGGTTGATTCTTGTGGCTACGATTCTGTTCGGGGCGATGACGATCTATTTTGATAATGACATCTTTATTAAATGGCGCACGACGATTATTAATGTGGTGATCGCCTTAGGATTAGTTGGGATGTTTTATCTTAAAAAATCACCGATTAAGATGATTTTTGAGAAGCCTCTAGAATTAGAATTACCAGACAGTGAATGGTTACGCACTAATTTATGGTGGGCGGCTTATATGTTGATGATGGCGCTTCTCAATAGCATTATTGTCTTATTAGAGCTCTCAAATGATATTTGGATGACTTTTAAGATGATTATCAACCCTGCAATTACATTTATATTAGCCTTAACTCTAATTATCTATCTAGTCAAAAAGAGTAAGGCATATAAAATTGCAAAAGCGAGCATTGAACAACAGAAGCAAGAAGAGTAA